A section of the Thermoanaerobaculia bacterium genome encodes:
- a CDS encoding roadblock/LC7 domain-containing protein has protein sequence MASPDLIMYDEEFQLIKEIISRLRVDANAKIVFLVDKNGQQIAANGDLESVDTTSLASLTAGNVAATDGLARLIGEKEFSILFHEGEKDNIHISIVGQRVILVVIFDDRSSLGLVRLRVRKASMELEKVFQDLLKKVEVEKANIASGFESPFAEITDEDIDNLFSE, from the coding sequence ATGGCGTCTCCCGACCTCATCATGTATGACGAGGAATTCCAGCTGATCAAGGAGATCATCTCGCGTCTCCGGGTCGATGCGAATGCCAAAATCGTTTTTCTCGTCGACAAGAACGGCCAGCAGATCGCGGCCAACGGCGACCTCGAGTCGGTCGACACGACCTCGCTCGCGTCGCTGACGGCGGGCAACGTCGCCGCGACGGACGGTCTGGCGCGGCTGATCGGGGAGAAGGAGTTCTCGATCCTCTTCCACGAGGGGGAGAAGGACAACATCCACATCTCGATCGTCGGCCAGCGGGTCATCCTGGTCGTGATCTTCGACGACCGCTCGTCCCTCGGCCTCGTCCGCCTCCGTGTGCGCAAGGCGTCGATGGAGCTCGAGAAGGTCTTCCAGGACCTCCTGAAGAAGGTGGAGGTCGAGAAGGCGAACATCGCGAGCGGCTTCGAATCGCCGTTTGCGGAGATCACCGACGAGGACATCGACAACCTCTTCTCGGAGTAG